In a single window of the Cucumis melo cultivar AY chromosome 11, USDA_Cmelo_AY_1.0, whole genome shotgun sequence genome:
- the LOC103497852 gene encoding ubiquitin-like-specific protease ESD4, with protein MGARTSNRKRDDECSSINRCYSSLRSPDFHVPKKRKFSTMSADRPVVSSNSTVARLSRYPEETSQLRREVHGPCRLFKFGLSRSIHRFWESKNSDLSEQDEVGNVLSYNYQVAKSRAIGSLRSFPKDVIELDSDSQTERDVSGDLKNEDVVEVIEDENQEHRSREVVTMEELDTKVMDVRQPSSSLEVVDLTNDGSKVENAEKMLGALSLNPDMSSVLAYKKLLQSVEKRTSRLKSLDFEIELNEKRRSILQSLTPKKKPLDEIPQELFTPLTKEEEAEVERAFSSNRRRVLVAHENSNIEITGETLQCLRPAAWLNDEVINLYLELLKERERREPEKYLKCHFFNTFFYKKLNGRNGYDYRSVKRWTSQRKLKYELIDCDKIFVPIHREIHWCLAVINKKEKKFQYLDSLKGMDSRVLKTLARYFVDEVKDKSGKDIDVSSWAQEFVEDLPEQENGFDCGMFMIKYADFYSRGLNLCFKQEHMPYFRLRTAKEILRLRAN; from the exons ATGGGCGCTCGAACCAGCAACCGTAAGCGGGATGATGAGTGTTCGAGTATTAATCGTTGTTATTCATCGTTGAGATCACCGGATTTTCACGTCCCTAAGAAACGTAAATTTTCTACTATGTCTGCGGATCGGCCGGTTGTTTCATCCAACTCTACTGTCGCTAGACTCTCTCGGTACCCTGAAGAGACTTCGCAATTGCGTCGAGAAGTCCATGGTCCTTGTAGATTGTTCAAATTTGGGCTCTCGAGGAGCATCCATAGGTTTTGGGAGTCTAAAAATAGTGATTTGTCGGAACAGGATGAGGTGGGAAATGTCTTGTCGTACAATTACCAAGTTGCGAAGAGTCGTGCAATTGGTTCGTTGCGGTCGTTCCCTAAGGATGTTATTGAATTGGATTCGGACTCGCAAACTGAAAGAGATGTTTCTGGAGACTTGAAGAACGAAGACGTTGTTGAGGTAATTGAAGATGAAAACCAGGAGCATAGGTCTCGTGAGGTTGTTACAATGGAGGAATTGGATACGAAGGTGATGGATGTTCGTCAGCCATCATCGTCTTTGGAAGTTGTAGATTTGACAAATGACGGTTCTAAAGTTGAAAACGCTGAGAAAATGCTTGGTGCTTTGTCATTGAACCCGGATATGTCCAGTGTTTTGGCTTACAAAAAGTTGCTTCAGAGTGTGGAAAAGCGAACATCGAGATTGAAAAGCTTGGATTTTGAAATCGAGTTGAATGAGAAGCGTCGGTCAATTCTTCAATCGCTAACTCCAAAAAAGAAGCCTCTTGAT GAGATTCCACAGGAGCTTTTTACTCCTCTTACTAAGGAGGAGGAAGCCGAGGTTGAACGTGCGTTCTCGAGTAACCG GAGGAGGGTTTTGGTTGCTCATGAGAATTCAAATATTGAGATCACTGGAGAAACTTTGCAATGTCTAAGACCGGCTGCTTGGTTAAATGACGAG GTGATTAATTTGTATCTTGAGTTGCTGAAAGAAAGGGAAAGAAGAGAGCCAGAGAAGTATTTGAAATGCCATTTCTTTAATACCTTCTTCTATAAAAAG TTAAATGGAAGGAACGGCTATGATTACAGATCTGTCAAAAGATGGACCAGCCAAAGGAAGTTAAAATACGAACTCATTGATTGTGATAAA ATATTTGTCCCCATCCATAGAGAAATACACTGGTGCCTAGCAGTAATCAAcaagaaagagaagaagtttCAGTATCTCGATTCTCTCAAGGGAATGGATTCTCGTGTTTTAAAAACATTG GCAAGGTATTTTGTAGATGAGGTGAAGGACAAGAGTGGAAAAGATATTGATGTAAGTTCTTGGGCACAAGAATTTGTCGAAGACCTTCCCGAACAAGAAAATGG GTTTGATTGTGGCATGTTTATGATCAAGTATGCTGATTTTTATAGTAGAGGTTTGAATCTCTGTTTCAAGCAG GAACATATGCCTTACTTCCGTCTTCGAACAGCCAAGGAAATTTTGAGATTGAGAGCTAACTGA
- the LOC103497853 gene encoding uncharacterized protein LOC103497853, producing MAGTYGSTIALSLPSNKFTICTPKPLLSVSSSISISSRSKLRTRKNHLRIKILKTLARPPPFSLSPIPPETQSPIPIVSPGTSGPVDVETEVLSPAESCPSSTDGESRLSESSSTASLFNFDVAKFSWGSFVKLGVYFLAVFAFQTICTVWVLEYGSSSKEDTSSNEDLSVRRNSGREVLLNGNERIGLGNVGSKRNKLVYLEETKMREKIEEIRSMARAARIEEKNKRSDDFGEDDMEGGNAISRARIDIEKEVDARLVKLEKRLNSSKEKIPGSSMNYLLKSENVEDAVERNSFNGEERDKSLMFKKKMRYRNSSSHRIKKPKGFQGFVSNGKKSGSNGKGTTKGGANFVVDKMGVKDTEKRVGNKIMDTVSEMFEDDGTNFARNELVLPQENDKTNLDLGIKASSSKNKPSNGVVQETSSVVISKSQNLKDVVEKSSSSASSVDSVEKKSKAGEDRRKQSNKKADLWWLNLPYVLVIVMRQGSDEELDGLFTIRIPSATQDIEESTYTVAFENHVDANNFCFLLESFFDELDNFTTDVVPLPTKELEKVIKSHTSKMIVVKKGQLQLYAGQPFADVEMALYSLVERNENVISLHSS from the exons ATGGCGGGTACGTACGGCTCCACCATTGCTCTCTCCCTTCCTTCCAACAAGTTCACCATTTGCACACCCAAGCCACTGCTTTCAGTTTCATCCTCCATTTCCATTTCATCTCGTTCCAAGCTCCGAACAAGAAAAAATCACTTGCGCATCAAAATTCTCAAAACCCTAGCTAGACCTcctcctttctctctctctcctatTCCTCCTGAAACCCAATCTCCAATTCCGATCGTCTCGCCGGGAACTTCAGGTCCTGTCGATGTCGAGACCGAGGTTTTGTCTCCGGCGGAATCCTGCCCTTCCTCCACGGACGGCGAATCTCGACTCTCCGAGAGCTCGAGCACTGCTTCGTTGTTTAATTTTGACGTTGCCAAATTTTCTTGGGGAAGTTTTGTCAAGCTTGGCGTTTATTTTCTTGCCGTTTTTGCGTTTCAGACAATTTGTACTGTGTGGGTCTTAGAATATGGTAGTTCGAGTAAGGAAGATACGAGTTCAAATGAAGATTTGAGCGTTAGGAGAAACAGCGGAAGGGAAGTGTTGTTGAATGGAAATGAGAGAATTGGCCTTGGAAATGTTGGGTCGAAAAGAAACAAGTTGGTTTATTTGGAGGAAACgaaaatgagagaaaaaattgaagagatAAGATCGATGGCTAGGGCAGCAAGGATAGAGGAGAAAAATAAAAGGTCTGATGATTTTGGGGAAGACGATATGGAGGGTGGAAATGCAATTTCCAGAGCTAGGATTGATATCGAGAAAGAGGTAGATGCTCGACTTGTTAAGTTAGAGAAGAGGCTAAATTCTTCCAAAGAAAAGATACCGGGTTCATCGATGAATTATTTGCTCAAGTCTGAAAATGTTGAGGATGCAGTTGAAAGGAATAGTTTCAATGGTGAAGAGAGGGACAAGAGTCTAatgtttaagaaaaaaatgagatACAGAAACTCATCTAGTCATAGAATTAAGAAGCCTAAGGGGTTTCAAGGTTTTGTATCTAATGGGAAAAAGAGTGGCTCGAATGGCAAGGGTACAACAAAGGGAGGTGCAAATTTTGTTGTTGATAAGATGGGAGTGAAGGATACTGAAAAACGGGTAGGTAACAAAATCATGGATACTGTTTCAGAGATGTTCGAAGATGATGGCACAAATTTTGCGAGAAACGAATTAGTATTACCACAGGAAAATGATAAAACGAATTTGGATCTTGGAATTAAGGCTTCGAGTTCAAAGAATAAGCCAAGTAATG GCGTTGTTCAGGAGACTTCTTCAGTTGTGATATCGAAATCACAGAATTTAAAAGATGTAGTGGAGAAAAGTTCTTCTTCGGCGAGTTCAGTTGACAGTGTTGAAAAGAAATCTAAGGCTGGTGAAGATAGAAGGAAACAATCAAACAAGAAAGCCGATTTATGGTGGTTGAATCTTCCTTATGTTCTA GTTATTGTTATGCGTCAAGGTTCCGATGAAGAACTAGATGGACTTTTCACCATAAGGATTCCTTCCGCGacacaagatattgaggaatctACATATACGGTTGCTTTTGAAAACCATGTCGATGCAAATAACTTCTGTTTTCTTCTGGAATCCTTTTTTGATGAGCTCGACAATTTCACAACCGATGTTGTTCCTCTGCCAACAAAA GAACTCGAGAAGGTCATAAAATCACATACAAGCAAAATGATTGTTGTGAAGAAGGGGCAACTCCAGCTCTATGCTGGCCAACCGTTTGCCGATGTCGAGATGGCTTTGTATTCTTTGGTTGAACGAAACGAGAATGTTATTTCTTTACATTCCAGTTAG